From Poecile atricapillus isolate bPoeAtr1 chromosome 11, bPoeAtr1.hap1, whole genome shotgun sequence, one genomic window encodes:
- the ISL2 gene encoding insulin gene enhancer protein ISL-2, with amino-acid sequence MVDILLPRPLQGAMGEPSKRRPGLALCAGCGGRIQDPFLLRVSPDLEWHVACLKCAECGQPLDETCTCFLRDGKAYCKRDYSRLFGIKCAQCRAAFSSSDLVMRARDHVYHLECFRCAACGRQLLPGDQFCLRERDLLCRADHGPPPDGTAARGPRSPALTPAAAAHLAEPVPGRPPAPRPPAHKAAEKTTRVRTVLNEKQLHTLRTCYAANPRPDALMKEQLVEMTGLSPRVIRVWFQNKRCKDKKKSILMKQLQQQQHSDKTSLQGLTGTPLVAGSPIRHESAVQGSAVEVQTYQPPWKALSEFALQSDLEQPAAFQQLVSFSESGSLGTSSGSDVTSLSSQLPDTPNSMVPSPAET; translated from the exons ATGGTGGACATCCTCCTCCCGCGGCCGCTCCAGGGCGCCATGGGGGAGCCCTCCAAGA GGCGGCCGGGGCTGGCCCTGTGCGCGGGCTGCGGGGGCCGCATCCAGGACCCGTTCCTGCTGCGGGTGTCGCCGGACCTGGAGTGGCACGTCGCCTGCCTCAAGTGCGCCGAGTGCGGGCAGCCCCTGGACGAGACCTGCACATGCTTCCTGCGCGACGGCAAGGCCTACTGCAAACGGGATTACAGCAG GCTCTTCGGCATCAAGTGCGCCCAGTGCCGGGCGGCGTTCAGTAGCAGCGACCTGGTGATGCGCGCTCGCGACCACGTCTACCACCTGGAGTGCTTCCGCTGCGCCGCCTGCGGCCGCCAGCTCCTGCCCGGAGACCAGTTCTGCCTGCGGGAGCGCGACCTGCTCTGCCGCGCCGACCACGGGCCGCCCCCCGACGGCACCGCCGCCCGCGGACCGCGCAGCCCCGCGCTAACGCCGGCCGCCGCCGCGCACCTCGCAG AACCGGTGCCCGGGCGgccgcccgccccgcggccgccggcGCACAAGGCGGCGGAGAAGACCACCCGCGTGCGGACGGTGCTGAACGAGAAGCAACTGCACACGCTGCGGACCTGCTACGCCGCCAACCCGCGCCCCGACGCCCTGATGAAGGAGCAGCTTGTGGAAATGACGGGGCTCAGTCCCCGCGTCATCCGCGTCTGGTTCCAGAACAAGCGCTGCAAGGACAAGAAAAAGTCTATCCTCAtgaagcagctccagcagcagcagcacagcgaCAAGACG AGCCTGCAGGGTCTCACCGGCACGCCGCTGGTGGCCGGCAGCCCCATCCGCCACGAGAGCGCCGTGCAGGGCAGCGCCGTGGAGGTCCAGACCTACCAGCCGCCCTGGAAGGCGCTCAGCGAGTTCGCCCTGCAGAGCGACCTGGAGCAGCCCGCCGCCTTCCAGCAGCTG GTCTCCTTCTCCGAGTCCGGATCCCTGGGCACCTCCTCCGGCAGCGACGTGACCTCGCTGTCCTCCCAGCTCCCCGACACCCCCAACAGCATGGTACCCAGCCCGGCCGAGACGTGA